A portion of the Macaca mulatta isolate MMU2019108-1 chromosome 4, T2T-MMU8v2.0, whole genome shotgun sequence genome contains these proteins:
- the BTN2A1 gene encoding butyrophilin subfamily 2 member A1 isoform X4, translating into MEVRWFRSQFFPAVFVYKGGRERTEEQMEEYRGRTTFVSKDISRGSVALVIHNVTAQENGTYRCYFQEGRSYDEAILHLVVAGLGSKPLIEMRGHEDGGIRLECISRGWYPKPLTVWRDPYGGIVPALKEVVTPDTDGLFMVTTAVIIRDKSMRNMSCSINDTLLSQKKESVIFIPEQLQEELRWRRTVLHAVDVVLDPDTAHPDLLLSEDRRSVRRCPLRHLGESVPDNPERFDSEPCVLGRESFASGKHYWEVEVENVIEWTVGVCRDSVERKEEVLLLPQNGFWTLDMHKGQYRALSSPKRILPLKESLCRVGVFLDYEAGDVSFYNMRDRSHIYTCPRSAFSVPVRPFFRIGSDDRPIFICPALIGANGITVPEEGLTLHRVRTNQSL; encoded by the exons ATGGAGGTGCGGTGGTTCCGGTCTCAGTTCTTCCCCGCAGTGTTTGTGTATAAGGGtggaagagagagaacagaggagCAGATGGAGGAGTACCGAGGAAGAACCACCTTTGTGAGCAAAGACATCAGCAGGGGCAGCGTGGCCCTGGTCATACACAACGTCACAGCCCAAGAGAACGGCACCTACCGCTGTTACTTCCAAGAAGGCAGGTCCTACGATGAGGCCATCCTGCACCTCGTGGTGGCAG GACTGGGCTCTAAGCCCCTCATTGAAATGAGGGGCCACGAGGACGGAGGCATCCGGCTGGAGTGCATATCTAGAGGGTGGTACCCAAAGCCCCTCACAGTGTGGAGGGACCCCTACGGTGGGATTGTGCCTGCCCTGAAGGAGGTCGTGACCCCTGACACAGACGGCCTCTTCATGGTCACCACAGCTGTGATCATCAGAGATAAGTCGATGAGGAACATGTCCTGCTCTATCAATGACACTCTGCTCAGCCAGAAGAAAGAAAGTGTCATTTTTATTCCAG agcaACTTCAAGAAGAATTGC GATGGAGAAGAACAGTCTTACATGCTG TCGATGTGGTCCTGGATCCAGACACTGCTCATCCTGATCTCTTGCTGTCAGAGGACCGGAGAAGTGTGAGAAGGTGCCCCCTCAGGCACCTAGGGGAGAGCGTGCCTGACAACCCAGAGAGATTCGACAGTGAGCCTTGTGTCCTGGGCCGGGAGAGCTTCGCTTCAGGGAAACAttactgggaggtggaggtggaaaaCGTGATTGAGTGGACTGTGGGGGTCTGCAGAGACAGTGTTGAGAGGAAAGAGGAGGTCCTGCTGCTTCCTCAGAATGGCTTCTGGACCTTGGACATGCATAAAGGGCAATACCGGGCCCTGTCCTCACCTAAGAGGATTCTCCCTTTGAAGGAGTCCCTTTGCCGTGTGGGCGTCTTCCTGGACTATGAAGCAGGAGATGTCTCCTTCTACAACATGAGGGACAGATCGCACATCTACACATGTCCCCGTTCAGCCTTTTCCGTGCCTGTGAGGCCCTTCTTCAGGATAGGGTCTGATGACCGCCCCATCTTCATCTGTCCCGCACTCATAGGAGCCAATGGGATCACAGTGCCTGAAGAGGGCCTGACACTTCACAGAGTGAGGACCAATCAGAGCCTGTAG
- the BTN2A1 gene encoding butyrophilin subfamily 2 member A1 isoform X2 — MEVRWFRSQFFPAVFVYKGGRERTEEQMEEYRGRTTFVSKDISRGSVALVIHNVTAQENGTYRCYFQEGRSYDEAILHLVVAGLGSKPLIEMRGHEDGGIRLECISRGWYPKPLTVWRDPYGGIVPALKEVVTPDTDGLFMVTTAVIIRDKSMRNMSCSINDTLLSQKKESVIFIPESFMPSMSPCVVALPIIVVFLMIIIAVCIYWINRLQKETKILSGEKEFVVETREIAVKELEKERVQKEKELQVKEQLQEELRWRRTVLHAVDVVLDPDTAHPDLLLSEDRRSVRRCPLRHLGESVPDNPERFDSEPCVLGRESFASGKHYWEVEVENVIEWTVGVCRDSVERKEEVLLLPQNGFWTLDMHKGQYRALSSPKRILPLKESLCRVGVFLDYEAGDVSFYNMRDRSHIYTCPRSAFSVPVRPFFRIGSDDRPIFICPALIGANGITVPEEGLTLHRVRTNQSL, encoded by the exons ATGGAGGTGCGGTGGTTCCGGTCTCAGTTCTTCCCCGCAGTGTTTGTGTATAAGGGtggaagagagagaacagaggagCAGATGGAGGAGTACCGAGGAAGAACCACCTTTGTGAGCAAAGACATCAGCAGGGGCAGCGTGGCCCTGGTCATACACAACGTCACAGCCCAAGAGAACGGCACCTACCGCTGTTACTTCCAAGAAGGCAGGTCCTACGATGAGGCCATCCTGCACCTCGTGGTGGCAG GACTGGGCTCTAAGCCCCTCATTGAAATGAGGGGCCACGAGGACGGAGGCATCCGGCTGGAGTGCATATCTAGAGGGTGGTACCCAAAGCCCCTCACAGTGTGGAGGGACCCCTACGGTGGGATTGTGCCTGCCCTGAAGGAGGTCGTGACCCCTGACACAGACGGCCTCTTCATGGTCACCACAGCTGTGATCATCAGAGATAAGTCGATGAGGAACATGTCCTGCTCTATCAATGACACTCTGCTCAGCCAGAAGAAAGAAAGTGTCATTTTTATTCCAG AATCCTTTATGCCCAGCATGTCTCCCTGTGTGGTGGCcctgcctatcattgtggtctttctGATGATAATCATTGCCGTATGCATCTACTGGATCAACAGACtccaaaaggaaacaaagattCTGTCAGGGGAAAAGGAGTTTGTAGTGGAAACAAGAGAAATTGCTGTAAAGGAACTGGAGAAGGAACGTgtgcaaaaagagaaagaacttcaAGTAAAAG agcaACTTCAAGAAGAATTGC GATGGAGAAGAACAGTCTTACATGCTG TCGATGTGGTCCTGGATCCAGACACTGCTCATCCTGATCTCTTGCTGTCAGAGGACCGGAGAAGTGTGAGAAGGTGCCCCCTCAGGCACCTAGGGGAGAGCGTGCCTGACAACCCAGAGAGATTCGACAGTGAGCCTTGTGTCCTGGGCCGGGAGAGCTTCGCTTCAGGGAAACAttactgggaggtggaggtggaaaaCGTGATTGAGTGGACTGTGGGGGTCTGCAGAGACAGTGTTGAGAGGAAAGAGGAGGTCCTGCTGCTTCCTCAGAATGGCTTCTGGACCTTGGACATGCATAAAGGGCAATACCGGGCCCTGTCCTCACCTAAGAGGATTCTCCCTTTGAAGGAGTCCCTTTGCCGTGTGGGCGTCTTCCTGGACTATGAAGCAGGAGATGTCTCCTTCTACAACATGAGGGACAGATCGCACATCTACACATGTCCCCGTTCAGCCTTTTCCGTGCCTGTGAGGCCCTTCTTCAGGATAGGGTCTGATGACCGCCCCATCTTCATCTGTCCCGCACTCATAGGAGCCAATGGGATCACAGTGCCTGAAGAGGGCCTGACACTTCACAGAGTGAGGACCAATCAGAGCCTGTAG
- the BTN2A1 gene encoding butyrophilin subfamily 2 member A1 isoform X1, with protein sequence MEPAAALHFSLPASLILLLLLRLCALVSAQFIVVGPTDPILATVGENTTLRCHLSPEKNAEDMEVRWFRSQFFPAVFVYKGGRERTEEQMEEYRGRTTFVSKDISRGSVALVIHNVTAQENGTYRCYFQEGRSYDEAILHLVVAGLGSKPLIEMRGHEDGGIRLECISRGWYPKPLTVWRDPYGGIVPALKEVVTPDTDGLFMVTTAVIIRDKSMRNMSCSINDTLLSQKKESVIFIPESFMPSMSPCVVALPIIVVFLMIIIAVCIYWINRLQKETKILSGEKEFVVETREIAVKELEKERVQKEKELQVKEQLQEELRWRRTVLHAVDVVLDPDTAHPDLLLSEDRRSVRRCPLRHLGESVPDNPERFDSEPCVLGRESFASGKHYWEVEVENVIEWTVGVCRDSVERKEEVLLLPQNGFWTLDMHKGQYRALSSPKRILPLKESLCRVGVFLDYEAGDVSFYNMRDRSHIYTCPRSAFSVPVRPFFRIGSDDRPIFICPALIGANGITVPEEGLTLHRVRTNQSL encoded by the exons ATGGAACCAGCTGCTGCCCTGCACTTCTCCCTGCCAGcctccctcatcctcctcctccttctccgaCTGTGTGCACTGGTCTCAG CCCAGTTTATTGTGGTAGGGCCAACTGATCCCATCCTGGCCACGGTCGGAGAAAACACTACGTTACGCTGCCATCTGTCACCCGAGAAAAATGCTGAGGACATGGAGGTGCGGTGGTTCCGGTCTCAGTTCTTCCCCGCAGTGTTTGTGTATAAGGGtggaagagagagaacagaggagCAGATGGAGGAGTACCGAGGAAGAACCACCTTTGTGAGCAAAGACATCAGCAGGGGCAGCGTGGCCCTGGTCATACACAACGTCACAGCCCAAGAGAACGGCACCTACCGCTGTTACTTCCAAGAAGGCAGGTCCTACGATGAGGCCATCCTGCACCTCGTGGTGGCAG GACTGGGCTCTAAGCCCCTCATTGAAATGAGGGGCCACGAGGACGGAGGCATCCGGCTGGAGTGCATATCTAGAGGGTGGTACCCAAAGCCCCTCACAGTGTGGAGGGACCCCTACGGTGGGATTGTGCCTGCCCTGAAGGAGGTCGTGACCCCTGACACAGACGGCCTCTTCATGGTCACCACAGCTGTGATCATCAGAGATAAGTCGATGAGGAACATGTCCTGCTCTATCAATGACACTCTGCTCAGCCAGAAGAAAGAAAGTGTCATTTTTATTCCAG AATCCTTTATGCCCAGCATGTCTCCCTGTGTGGTGGCcctgcctatcattgtggtctttctGATGATAATCATTGCCGTATGCATCTACTGGATCAACAGACtccaaaaggaaacaaagattCTGTCAGGGGAAAAGGAGTTTGTAGTGGAAACAAGAGAAATTGCTGTAAAGGAACTGGAGAAGGAACGTgtgcaaaaagagaaagaacttcaAGTAAAAG agcaACTTCAAGAAGAATTGC GATGGAGAAGAACAGTCTTACATGCTG TCGATGTGGTCCTGGATCCAGACACTGCTCATCCTGATCTCTTGCTGTCAGAGGACCGGAGAAGTGTGAGAAGGTGCCCCCTCAGGCACCTAGGGGAGAGCGTGCCTGACAACCCAGAGAGATTCGACAGTGAGCCTTGTGTCCTGGGCCGGGAGAGCTTCGCTTCAGGGAAACAttactgggaggtggaggtggaaaaCGTGATTGAGTGGACTGTGGGGGTCTGCAGAGACAGTGTTGAGAGGAAAGAGGAGGTCCTGCTGCTTCCTCAGAATGGCTTCTGGACCTTGGACATGCATAAAGGGCAATACCGGGCCCTGTCCTCACCTAAGAGGATTCTCCCTTTGAAGGAGTCCCTTTGCCGTGTGGGCGTCTTCCTGGACTATGAAGCAGGAGATGTCTCCTTCTACAACATGAGGGACAGATCGCACATCTACACATGTCCCCGTTCAGCCTTTTCCGTGCCTGTGAGGCCCTTCTTCAGGATAGGGTCTGATGACCGCCCCATCTTCATCTGTCCCGCACTCATAGGAGCCAATGGGATCACAGTGCCTGAAGAGGGCCTGACACTTCACAGAGTGAGGACCAATCAGAGCCTGTAG
- the BTN2A1 gene encoding butyrophilin subfamily 2 member A1 isoform X3, with amino-acid sequence MEPAAALHFSLPASLILLLLLRLCALVSAQFIVVGPTDPILATVGENTTLRCHLSPEKNAEDMEVRWFRSQFFPAVFVYKGGRERTEEQMEEYRGRTTFVSKDISRGSVALVIHNVTAQENGTYRCYFQEGRSYDEAILHLVVAGLGSKPLIEMRGHEDGGIRLECISRGWYPKPLTVWRDPYGGIVPALKEVVTPDTDGLFMVTTAVIIRDKSMRNMSCSINDTLLSQKKESVIFIPEQLQEELRWRRTVLHAVDVVLDPDTAHPDLLLSEDRRSVRRCPLRHLGESVPDNPERFDSEPCVLGRESFASGKHYWEVEVENVIEWTVGVCRDSVERKEEVLLLPQNGFWTLDMHKGQYRALSSPKRILPLKESLCRVGVFLDYEAGDVSFYNMRDRSHIYTCPRSAFSVPVRPFFRIGSDDRPIFICPALIGANGITVPEEGLTLHRVRTNQSL; translated from the exons ATGGAACCAGCTGCTGCCCTGCACTTCTCCCTGCCAGcctccctcatcctcctcctccttctccgaCTGTGTGCACTGGTCTCAG CCCAGTTTATTGTGGTAGGGCCAACTGATCCCATCCTGGCCACGGTCGGAGAAAACACTACGTTACGCTGCCATCTGTCACCCGAGAAAAATGCTGAGGACATGGAGGTGCGGTGGTTCCGGTCTCAGTTCTTCCCCGCAGTGTTTGTGTATAAGGGtggaagagagagaacagaggagCAGATGGAGGAGTACCGAGGAAGAACCACCTTTGTGAGCAAAGACATCAGCAGGGGCAGCGTGGCCCTGGTCATACACAACGTCACAGCCCAAGAGAACGGCACCTACCGCTGTTACTTCCAAGAAGGCAGGTCCTACGATGAGGCCATCCTGCACCTCGTGGTGGCAG GACTGGGCTCTAAGCCCCTCATTGAAATGAGGGGCCACGAGGACGGAGGCATCCGGCTGGAGTGCATATCTAGAGGGTGGTACCCAAAGCCCCTCACAGTGTGGAGGGACCCCTACGGTGGGATTGTGCCTGCCCTGAAGGAGGTCGTGACCCCTGACACAGACGGCCTCTTCATGGTCACCACAGCTGTGATCATCAGAGATAAGTCGATGAGGAACATGTCCTGCTCTATCAATGACACTCTGCTCAGCCAGAAGAAAGAAAGTGTCATTTTTATTCCAG agcaACTTCAAGAAGAATTGC GATGGAGAAGAACAGTCTTACATGCTG TCGATGTGGTCCTGGATCCAGACACTGCTCATCCTGATCTCTTGCTGTCAGAGGACCGGAGAAGTGTGAGAAGGTGCCCCCTCAGGCACCTAGGGGAGAGCGTGCCTGACAACCCAGAGAGATTCGACAGTGAGCCTTGTGTCCTGGGCCGGGAGAGCTTCGCTTCAGGGAAACAttactgggaggtggaggtggaaaaCGTGATTGAGTGGACTGTGGGGGTCTGCAGAGACAGTGTTGAGAGGAAAGAGGAGGTCCTGCTGCTTCCTCAGAATGGCTTCTGGACCTTGGACATGCATAAAGGGCAATACCGGGCCCTGTCCTCACCTAAGAGGATTCTCCCTTTGAAGGAGTCCCTTTGCCGTGTGGGCGTCTTCCTGGACTATGAAGCAGGAGATGTCTCCTTCTACAACATGAGGGACAGATCGCACATCTACACATGTCCCCGTTCAGCCTTTTCCGTGCCTGTGAGGCCCTTCTTCAGGATAGGGTCTGATGACCGCCCCATCTTCATCTGTCCCGCACTCATAGGAGCCAATGGGATCACAGTGCCTGAAGAGGGCCTGACACTTCACAGAGTGAGGACCAATCAGAGCCTGTAG